A window of the Haloarcula rubripromontorii genome harbors these coding sequences:
- a CDS encoding aconitate hydratase produces the protein MGQTLTEKILDDHLVEGELTPGEEIGIEIDQVLTQDTTGTLVWLQFEALGLEEVQTELAAQYCDHQTYQFDFKNTDDHRFLRSAAGTFGAHFSRPGNGICHNVHKENFAAPGKTMLGSDSHTPTPGGLGELAIGSGGLDVAVAMGGGAYYIEMPEVVNVRLEGELPDWATAKDVILELLRRLSVKGGVGKVLEYTGPGVETLTVPERTTITNMGTELGATSSIFPTDDQTKDYLERLGREDVFEDIGPDEDAEYADEIVVDLSDLEPLIAEPSMPDNVVPVSEVEGVDVEQVMIGSCTNGAYEDILPAAKMLEGRNIDKKTEMIVAPGSKQASEMLAREGWTAEMMAAGVNFSEATCGACIGIGHVPASDSVSLRTFNRNFEGRSGIEDDNVYLCSPEVATAAAIKGEIVDPRDLADELGDLEAPGLEMPDQYIGNSESDLIAPDNAVDDELIKGPNIGDVPLKDPLETEVGGEALLKMEDNITTDHIIPATQDILMYRSNVPKLSEFTLSRVDDTFAERALDADGGVLVAGENYGQGSSREHAALCPMYLGIETVLAQSFARIHKANLFNFGIVPLTIDEETYEKIEEGDDIEIVDDAAEAVKSGQTEFTIRVNDDWEATGQLDASEREREILAAGGKLSHTKQQHDEGGAAPADD, from the coding sequence ATGGGACAGACGCTTACGGAAAAAATTCTCGACGACCATCTCGTCGAAGGGGAACTTACACCCGGAGAAGAGATCGGGATCGAGATCGACCAGGTGCTGACACAGGACACGACCGGGACGCTCGTCTGGCTGCAGTTCGAAGCGCTGGGCCTCGAAGAGGTGCAGACGGAGCTGGCCGCACAGTACTGTGACCACCAGACCTATCAGTTCGACTTCAAGAACACCGACGACCACCGCTTCCTCCGCTCTGCGGCGGGCACGTTCGGGGCTCACTTCTCACGCCCCGGCAACGGTATCTGTCACAACGTCCACAAGGAGAACTTCGCCGCACCCGGCAAGACGATGCTCGGGTCCGACTCGCACACGCCGACGCCCGGCGGCCTCGGCGAACTCGCCATCGGGTCCGGTGGCCTCGACGTCGCCGTCGCAATGGGCGGCGGTGCCTACTACATCGAGATGCCGGAAGTCGTCAACGTCCGCCTCGAAGGCGAACTGCCCGACTGGGCGACCGCCAAGGACGTCATTCTAGAGCTGCTCCGCCGGCTGTCGGTCAAGGGCGGCGTCGGCAAGGTGCTGGAATACACCGGCCCCGGCGTCGAGACGCTGACCGTCCCCGAGCGGACCACCATCACCAACATGGGGACCGAGCTCGGTGCCACCTCGTCCATCTTCCCGACGGACGACCAGACCAAGGACTACCTCGAACGCCTCGGCCGCGAGGACGTCTTCGAGGACATCGGCCCCGACGAGGACGCCGAGTACGCCGACGAGATCGTCGTCGACCTCTCGGACCTCGAACCGCTCATCGCCGAGCCGTCCATGCCTGACAACGTCGTGCCGGTCTCCGAGGTCGAGGGCGTCGACGTCGAGCAGGTCATGATCGGCTCCTGTACGAACGGTGCCTACGAGGATATCCTCCCGGCCGCGAAGATGCTGGAAGGGCGCAACATCGACAAGAAGACCGAGATGATCGTCGCCCCCGGTTCCAAGCAGGCCTCCGAGATGCTGGCCCGCGAGGGCTGGACCGCGGAGATGATGGCCGCTGGCGTCAACTTCTCCGAGGCGACGTGTGGTGCCTGTATCGGCATCGGTCACGTCCCGGCCTCCGACTCCGTCTCCCTGCGGACCTTCAACCGCAACTTCGAGGGCCGCTCCGGTATCGAGGACGACAACGTCTACCTCTGCTCGCCGGAAGTCGCCACCGCGGCGGCCATCAAAGGCGAAATCGTCGATCCGCGAGACCTCGCCGACGAACTCGGCGACCTCGAGGCACCCGGTCTGGAGATGCCCGACCAGTACATCGGCAACTCCGAATCGGACCTCATCGCGCCGGACAACGCTGTCGACGACGAACTCATCAAGGGCCCGAACATCGGCGACGTGCCGCTGAAGGACCCGCTGGAGACTGAAGTCGGTGGTGAAGCTCTCCTCAAGATGGAGGACAACATCACGACGGACCACATCATCCCGGCCACACAGGACATCCTGATGTACCGGTCGAACGTCCCGAAGCTCTCCGAGTTCACGCTCTCGCGCGTCGACGACACGTTCGCGGAGCGCGCACTCGACGCTGACGGCGGCGTGCTCGTCGCTGGCGAGAACTACGGTCAGGGATCCTCCCGTGAACACGCGGCCCTGTGCCCGATGTACCTGGGTATCGAGACCGTCCTTGCACAGAGCTTCGCCCGCATCCACAAGGCGAACCTGTTCAACTTCGGCATCGTCCCGCTCACCATCGACGAGGAAACCTACGAGAAGATCGAGGAAGGCGACGACATCGAGATTGTCGACGACGCGGCCGAGGCCGTCAAATCCGGCCAGACGGAGTTCACCATCCGCGTGAACGACGACTGGGAAGCAACCGGCCAGCTCGACGCCTCCGAGCGTGAACGCGAGATCCTCGCCGCCGGTGGCAAGCTCTCGCACACGAAGCAGCAGCACGACGAAGGCGGCGCCGCACCCGCAGACGACTAA
- the rimI gene encoding ribosomal protein S18-alanine N-acetyltransferase, with amino-acid sequence MTTVAPDGPETPGAPAVRRAVRADLIEVHRVEQASFPQPWPFSALESYLGEPGFLVAETGNDDGDPPAVAGYVIADTVPNHGTPLGHIKDLAVRPSYRRQGVASALLTRALEVIGETGAGSVKLEVRADNDGARKLYRRFGFEHRKTIPNYYSNGEDALVMVRLL; translated from the coding sequence GTGACAACGGTCGCTCCAGACGGGCCAGAGACGCCGGGTGCGCCGGCGGTTCGGCGCGCTGTCCGTGCGGACCTCATCGAGGTCCACCGCGTCGAGCAGGCGTCGTTTCCACAGCCGTGGCCGTTTTCTGCACTCGAGAGCTATCTCGGCGAACCGGGGTTTCTCGTCGCCGAAACCGGCAACGACGATGGCGACCCGCCCGCCGTCGCGGGCTACGTCATCGCGGACACGGTGCCGAACCACGGTACTCCGCTCGGCCACATCAAGGACCTCGCGGTTCGGCCGTCGTACCGTCGGCAAGGGGTTGCAAGCGCGCTGTTGACGCGCGCACTTGAGGTTATCGGCGAGACGGGTGCCGGCTCAGTCAAGCTGGAGGTCCGGGCCGACAACGACGGCGCACGAAAGCTGTACCGGCGCTTCGGGTTCGAGCACCGCAAGACGATTCCGAACTACTACAGCAACGGCGAAGACGCCCTTGTGATGGTCCGCCTGCTGTAG